A single Streptomyces sp. 2114.4 DNA region contains:
- the rpsH gene encoding 30S ribosomal protein S8, with the protein MTMTDPIADMLTRLRNANSAYHDTVVMPHSKIKSHIAEILQQEGYITGWRVEDAEVGKNLVLELKFGPNRERSIAGIKRISKPGLRVYAKSTNLPKVLGGLGVAIISTSHGLLTGQQASKKGVGGEVLAYVW; encoded by the coding sequence ATGACCATGACTGATCCCATCGCAGACATGCTGACCCGTCTGCGGAACGCGAACTCGGCATACCACGACACCGTCGTGATGCCGCACAGCAAGATCAAGTCGCACATCGCGGAGATCCTCCAGCAGGAGGGCTACATCACCGGCTGGCGCGTCGAGGACGCCGAGGTTGGCAAGAACCTCGTCCTCGAGCTGAAGTTCGGCCCGAACCGCGAGCGCTCGATCGCCGGCATCAAGCGGATCTCGAAGCCGGGCCTGCGGGTCTACGCAAAGTCCACCAACCTGCCGAAGGTCCTCGGCGGCCTGGGCGTGGCGATCATCTCCACGTCCCACGGTCTCCTGACCGGTCAGCAGGCCAGCAAGAAGGGCGTGGGTGGGGAAGTCCTCGCCTACGTCTGGTAA
- a CDS encoding type Z 30S ribosomal protein S14 — translation MAKKALIAKAARKPKFAVRAYTRCQRCGRPHSVYRKFGLCRVCLREMAHRGELPGVTKSSW, via the coding sequence GTGGCGAAGAAGGCTCTGATCGCTAAGGCGGCTCGTAAGCCGAAGTTTGCTGTCCGCGCGTACACGCGTTGCCAGCGCTGCGGCCGTCCGCACTCCGTCTACCGCAAGTTCGGCCTGTGCCGCGTGTGCCTTCGTGAGATGGCTCACCGTGGCGAGCTGCCGGGCGTGACCAAGAGCTCCTGGTAA
- the rplE gene encoding 50S ribosomal protein L5 has protein sequence MTATTNAPRLKTRYREEIAGKLKDEFSLENVMQIPGLTKIVVNMGVGDAARDSKLIEGAIRDLTTITGQKPAVTKARKSIAQFKLREGQPIGAHVTLRGDRMWEFLDRLLSLALPRIRDFRGLSPKQFDGRGNYTFGLTEQVMFHEIDQDKIDRTRGMDITVVTTASNDDEGRALLRHLGFPFKEN, from the coding sequence ATGACTGCCACCACCAACGCGCCGCGTCTCAAGACGCGCTACCGCGAAGAGATCGCCGGGAAGCTGAAGGACGAGTTCTCGCTCGAGAACGTCATGCAGATCCCCGGTCTGACCAAGATCGTGGTCAACATGGGTGTGGGCGACGCCGCCCGCGACTCCAAGCTGATCGAGGGCGCCATCCGCGACCTCACCACGATCACCGGACAGAAGCCGGCCGTCACCAAGGCCCGTAAGTCCATCGCGCAGTTCAAGCTGCGTGAGGGCCAGCCGATCGGTGCCCACGTCACCCTCCGCGGTGACCGCATGTGGGAGTTCCTGGACCGCCTGCTGTCGCTGGCGCTGCCGCGCATCCGCGACTTCCGTGGTCTGTCCCCGAAGCAGTTCGACGGTCGGGGCAACTACACCTTCGGTCTCACGGAGCAGGTCATGTTCCACGAGATCGACCAGGACAAGATCGACCGGACGCGGGGCATGGACATCACCGTGGTCACCACGGCGTCCAACGACGATGAGGGCCGCGCCCTGCTTCGTCACCTCGGCTTCCCGTTCAAGGAGAACTGA
- the rplX gene encoding 50S ribosomal protein L24, which produces MKIKKGDLVQVITGKDKGKQGKVIQAFPREDRVLVEGVNRVKKHTKAGQTARGSKTGGIVTTEAPVHVSNVQLVVEKDGNKVVTRVGYRFDDEGNKIRVAKRTGEDI; this is translated from the coding sequence ATGAAGATCAAGAAGGGCGACCTGGTCCAGGTCATCACCGGTAAGGACAAGGGCAAGCAGGGCAAGGTCATCCAGGCCTTCCCCCGCGAGGACCGTGTCCTGGTCGAGGGTGTCAACCGGGTCAAGAAGCACACCAAGGCCGGACAGACCGCTCGTGGTTCGAAGACCGGCGGCATTGTGACGACCGAGGCCCCTGTCCACGTGAGCAACGTTCAGCTCGTCGTGGAGAAGGACGGCAACAAGGTCGTCACCCGCGTCGGATACCGCTTCGACGACGAGGGCAACAAGATCCGCGTTGCCAAGCGGACCGGTGAGGACATCTGA
- the rplN gene encoding 50S ribosomal protein L14, with protein MIQQESRLRVADNTGAKEILCIRVLGGSGRRYAGIGDVIVATVKDAIPGGNVKKGDVIKAVIVRTVKERRRPDGSYIRFDENAAVILKNDGDPRGTRIFGPVGRELREKKFMKIISLAPEVL; from the coding sequence GTGATCCAGCAGGAGTCGCGACTGCGGGTCGCCGACAACACTGGTGCGAAGGAGATCCTTTGCATCCGTGTTCTCGGTGGTTCCGGTCGCCGCTACGCGGGCATCGGTGACGTCATCGTCGCCACCGTGAAGGATGCGATCCCCGGTGGCAACGTGAAGAAGGGTGACGTCATCAAGGCGGTCATCGTTCGGACCGTCAAGGAGCGCCGCCGTCCGGACGGCTCGTACATCCGCTTCGACGAGAACGCGGCCGTCATCCTCAAGAACGATGGCGACCCCCGCGGCACCCGCATCTTCGGCCCCGTGGGCCGGGAGCTGCGCGAGAAGAAGTTCATGAAGATCATCTCGCTCGCGCCGGAGGTGCTGTAA
- the rpsQ gene encoding 30S ribosomal protein S17, with protein sequence MSEKNVTETNERGFRKTREGLVVSDKMDKTVVVAVEDRVKHALYGKVIRRTNKLKAHDEQNAAGVGDRVLLMETRPLSATKRWRIVEILEKAK encoded by the coding sequence ATGAGCGAGAAGAATGTGACTGAGACGAACGAGCGCGGTTTCCGCAAGACCCGTGAGGGTCTCGTCGTCAGCGACAAGATGGACAAGACCGTCGTCGTCGCCGTCGAGGACCGCGTCAAGCACGCGCTGTACGGCAAGGTCATCCGCCGTACCAACAAGCTCAAGGCGCACGACGAGCAGAACGCTGCCGGCGTCGGCGACCGCGTCCTCCTGATGGAGACCCGGCCGCTGTCCGCCACCAAGCGCTGGCGCATCGTCGAGATCCTCGAGAAGGCCAAGTAA
- the rpmC gene encoding 50S ribosomal protein L29: MAAGTKATELRELNDEDLVGKLREAKEELFNLRFQAATGQLENHGRLKSVRKDIARIYTLMRERELGIETVESA, encoded by the coding sequence ATGGCGGCCGGTACCAAGGCGACCGAGCTGCGCGAGCTGAATGACGAGGACCTCGTCGGCAAGCTTCGTGAGGCCAAGGAGGAGCTGTTCAACCTCCGCTTCCAGGCGGCGACCGGACAGCTCGAGAACCACGGTCGGCTCAAGTCCGTCCGTAAGGACATCGCCCGGATCTACACCCTGATGCGTGAGCGCGAGCTGGGCATCGAGACGGTGGAGAGCGCCTGA
- the rplP gene encoding 50S ribosomal protein L16, whose protein sequence is MLIPRRVKHRKQHHPKRSGMAKGGTELAFGEYGIQAVTPAYVTNRQIESARIAMTRHIKRGGKVWINIYPDRPLTKKPAETRMGSGKGSPEWWVANVKPGRVMFELSFPNEKVAKEALTRAAHKLPMKCRIVRREAGES, encoded by the coding sequence ATGCTGATCCCTCGCAGGGTCAAGCACCGCAAGCAGCACCACCCGAAGCGCAGCGGTATGGCCAAGGGTGGCACCGAGCTGGCCTTCGGTGAGTACGGCATCCAGGCCGTCACCCCGGCTTACGTGACGAACCGTCAGATCGAGTCCGCTCGTATCGCGATGACCCGTCACATCAAGCGTGGCGGCAAGGTCTGGATCAACATTTACCCGGACCGCCCGCTCACGAAGAAGCCGGCCGAAACCCGCATGGGTTCCGGTAAGGGTTCTCCGGAGTGGTGGGTCGCGAACGTCAAGCCCGGTCGGGTGATGTTCGAGCTGTCCTTCCCGAACGAAAAGGTTGCCAAGGAGGCGCTGACCCGCGCCGCCCACAAGCTTCCGATGAAGTGCCGCATCGTGCGGCGCGAGGCAGGTGAGTCGTGA
- the rpsC gene encoding 30S ribosomal protein S3, giving the protein MGQKVNPHGFRLGITTDFKSRWYADKLYKDYVKEDVAIRRMMTKGMERAGISKVEIERTRERVRVDIHTARPGIVIGRRGAEADRIRGELEKLTGKQVQLNILEVKNPETDAQLVAQAVAEQLSSRVSFRRAMRKSMQSTMKAGAKGIKIQCGGRLGGAEMSRSEFYREGRVPLHTLRANVDYGFFEAKTTFGRIGVKVWIYKGDVKNIAEVRAENAAARAGNRPARGGGNDRPRRGGERGGRGGRKPQQQAAAAEAPKAEAAAAAPAETPGTEA; this is encoded by the coding sequence ATGGGCCAGAAGGTTAACCCGCACGGGTTCCGGCTCGGCATCACCACCGACTTCAAGTCGCGGTGGTACGCCGACAAGCTGTACAAGGACTACGTCAAGGAAGACGTCGCCATTCGTCGCATGATGACGAAGGGCATGGAGCGCGCCGGTATCTCCAAGGTGGAGATCGAGCGCACCCGTGAGCGCGTCCGCGTTGACATCCACACCGCTCGTCCGGGCATCGTCATCGGCCGCCGCGGCGCCGAGGCGGACCGCATCCGCGGCGAGCTGGAGAAGCTGACCGGCAAGCAGGTCCAGCTGAACATCCTCGAGGTCAAGAACCCCGAGACCGATGCTCAGCTCGTGGCCCAGGCCGTCGCCGAGCAGCTGTCCTCCCGCGTCTCCTTCCGTCGCGCCATGCGTAAGAGCATGCAGTCGACGATGAAGGCCGGCGCCAAGGGCATCAAGATCCAGTGTGGTGGCCGTCTCGGCGGCGCCGAGATGTCCCGCTCGGAGTTCTACCGCGAGGGCCGTGTGCCCCTGCACACGCTCCGTGCGAACGTCGACTACGGCTTCTTCGAGGCCAAGACCACCTTCGGCCGCATCGGCGTGAAGGTCTGGATCTACAAGGGCGACGTCAAGAACATCGCCGAGGTGCGTGCCGAGAACGCTGCCGCCCGTGCGGGTAACCGCCCGGCTCGCGGTGGCGGCAACGACCGCCCGCGCCGCGGTGGCGAGCGTGGCGGCCGCGGTGGCCGCAAGCCGCAGCAGCAGGCCGCCGCTGCCGAGGCCCCCAAGGCCGAGGCCGCAGCCGCTGCTCCGGCGGAGACCCCCGGAACGGAGGCCTGA
- the rplV gene encoding 50S ribosomal protein L22, with translation MEARAQARYIRVTPMKARRVVDLIRGMNATEAQAVLRFAPQAASVPVGKVLDSAIANAAHNYDHTDAGSLVISEAYVDEGPTLKRFRPRAQGRAYRIRKRTSHITVVVSSKEGTR, from the coding sequence ATGGAAGCCAGGGCCCAGGCGCGGTACATCCGCGTCACGCCCATGAAGGCCCGCCGCGTGGTGGACCTTATCCGTGGCATGAATGCCACGGAGGCTCAGGCGGTCCTGCGTTTCGCCCCGCAGGCCGCGAGCGTGCCGGTGGGCAAGGTGCTGGACAGCGCCATTGCCAACGCCGCGCACAACTACGACCACACCGACGCCGGCAGCCTCGTCATCTCCGAGGCGTACGTCGACGAGGGCCCGACCCTGAAGCGGTTCCGTCCGCGCGCCCAGGGCCGTGCCTACCGGATCCGCAAGCGGACCAGCCACATCACCGTGGTCGTCAGCAGCAAGGAAGGAACCCGGTAA
- the rpsS gene encoding 30S ribosomal protein S19, producing the protein MPRSLKKGPFVDDHLSKKVDVQNDAGTKNVIKTWSRRSMIVPAMLGHTIAVHDGRKHVPVFVTESMVGHKLGEFAPTRTFRGHEKDDRKSRRR; encoded by the coding sequence ATGCCGCGCAGTCTCAAGAAGGGGCCCTTCGTCGACGACCACCTTTCCAAGAAGGTGGATGTTCAGAACGATGCCGGCACCAAGAACGTCATCAAGACCTGGTCCCGCCGCTCGATGATCGTCCCGGCCATGCTCGGCCACACGATCGCGGTGCACGACGGCCGCAAGCACGTCCCGGTGTTCGTCACCGAGTCGATGGTCGGCCACAAGCTCGGCGAGTTTGCGCCGACCCGCACCTTCCGCGGCCACGAGAAGGACGACCGCAAGTCGCGGCGTCGTTGA
- the rplB gene encoding 50S ribosomal protein L2, with amino-acid sequence MGIRKYKPTTPGRRGSSVADFVEITRSTPEKSLVRPLHSKGGRNNAGRVTVRHQGGGHKRAYRVIDFRRHDKDGVPAKVAHIEYDPNRTARIALLHYADGEKRYIIAPRGLVQGARIENGAGADIKPGNNLPLRHIPVGTTIHAIELRPGGGAKFARSAGASVQLLAKEGRMAHLRMPSGEIRLVDVRCRATVGEVGNAEQSNINWGKAGRMRWKGVRPTVRGVVMNPVDHPHGGGEGKTSGGRHPVSPWGQKEGRTRSPKKASNKYIVRRRKTNKKR; translated from the coding sequence ATGGGTATCCGCAAGTACAAGCCGACGACCCCGGGCCGTCGTGGCTCCAGCGTCGCCGACTTTGTCGAGATCACGCGGTCCACGCCGGAGAAGTCGCTGGTCCGCCCGCTGCACAGCAAGGGCGGCCGTAACAACGCCGGTCGTGTGACCGTTCGCCACCAGGGCGGTGGCCACAAGCGCGCCTACCGAGTGATCGACTTCCGTCGTCACGACAAGGACGGCGTGCCGGCCAAGGTCGCGCACATCGAGTACGACCCGAACCGCACCGCGCGCATCGCGCTCCTGCACTACGCAGACGGCGAGAAGCGCTACATCATCGCGCCCCGTGGCCTGGTCCAGGGTGCTCGGATTGAGAACGGCGCTGGCGCCGACATCAAGCCGGGCAACAACCTGCCGCTGCGTCACATCCCCGTGGGTACGACGATCCACGCGATCGAGCTGCGTCCGGGCGGCGGTGCGAAGTTCGCCCGCTCGGCCGGTGCCTCCGTGCAGCTGCTGGCGAAGGAGGGCCGCATGGCTCACCTTCGTATGCCGTCCGGTGAGATCCGCCTGGTCGACGTGCGCTGCCGCGCCACCGTCGGCGAGGTCGGCAACGCCGAGCAGTCGAACATCAACTGGGGTAAGGCCGGCCGCATGCGCTGGAAGGGCGTCCGCCCGACCGTGCGTGGTGTCGTGATGAACCCCGTCGACCACCCGCACGGTGGTGGTGAAGGCAAGACTTCCGGTGGTCGCCACCCGGTCTCGCCGTGGGGTCAGAAGGAGGGTCGTACTCGTTCGCCGAAGAAGGCGAGCAACAAGTACATCGTCCGCCGCCGCAAGACGAACAAGAAGCGCTAG
- the rplW gene encoding 50S ribosomal protein L23 has protein sequence MTEAVVTSKTFSDPRDVLVKPVVSEKSYALLDENKYTFIVAPGANKTQIKQAVEAVFSVKVTGVNTINRQGKRKRTRTGYGKRANTKRAIVTLAEGDRIDIFGGPVS, from the coding sequence ATGACTGAGGCCGTCGTCACCAGCAAGACCTTCTCGGACCCGCGTGACGTGCTCGTCAAGCCGGTTGTCTCGGAGAAGAGCTACGCCCTGCTGGACGAGAACAAGTACACGTTCATCGTCGCGCCGGGCGCGAACAAGACCCAGATCAAGCAGGCCGTCGAGGCGGTCTTCTCGGTCAAGGTCACCGGGGTCAACACGATCAACCGGCAGGGCAAGCGCAAGCGCACCCGCACCGGTTACGGCAAGCGTGCGAACACCAAGCGCGCCATCGTGACCCTCGCCGAGGGCGACCGTATCGACATCTTCGGCGGCCCGGTCTCCTAA
- the rplD gene encoding 50S ribosomal protein L4 gives MSTIDILSPAGDKAGSVELPTEIFDAKVSVPLIHQVVVAQLAAARQGTHKTKTRGEVRGGGKKPYRQKGTGRARQGSTRAPQFAGGGIVHGPVPRDYSQRTPKKMKAAALRGALTDRARNSRIHVVSGVVEGDISTKAAKTLLGKVSERKNVLLVAERSDEAAWLSARNLPQVHILEPGQLNTYDVLVSDDVVFTKAAFESFVSGPKAAETEGSDA, from the coding sequence ATGAGCACCATTGACATCCTTTCGCCGGCAGGCGACAAGGCCGGTAGCGTCGAGCTCCCCACGGAGATCTTCGACGCCAAGGTCAGCGTTCCGCTGATCCACCAGGTCGTTGTCGCGCAGCTGGCCGCGGCCCGTCAGGGCACGCACAAGACCAAGACTCGCGGCGAGGTCCGCGGCGGTGGCAAGAAGCCGTACCGCCAGAAGGGCACCGGCCGTGCGCGTCAGGGTTCGACCCGCGCGCCGCAGTTCGCCGGCGGTGGCATCGTCCACGGCCCCGTGCCGCGTGACTACAGCCAGCGGACCCCGAAGAAGATGAAGGCCGCCGCCCTGCGCGGTGCCCTCACCGACCGGGCCCGCAACAGCCGCATCCACGTCGTTTCCGGCGTGGTCGAGGGCGACATCTCCACCAAGGCCGCCAAGACTCTCCTCGGCAAGGTCAGCGAGCGCAAGAACGTGCTCCTGGTCGCCGAGCGCAGCGACGAGGCCGCGTGGCTGTCCGCCCGCAACCTGCCCCAGGTTCACATCCTGGAGCCGGGCCAGCTGAACACGTACGACGTGCTCGTCTCCGACGACGTGGTCTTCACCAAGGCCGCTTTCGAGTCCTTCGTGTCTGGCCCCAAGGCCGCTGAGACCGAAGGGAGCGACGCCTGA
- the rplC gene encoding 50S ribosomal protein L3, with product MAKQIKGILGEKLGMTQVWDENNRVVPVTVVKAGPCVVTQVRTNDQDGYDSVQIAFGEIDPRKVNKPLKGHFAKADVTPRRHLVEVRTADAGEYTLGQELTAETFESGVKVDVTGKSKGKGFAGVMKRHGFHGGKASHGAHRVHRKPGSIGGCATPGRVFKGMRMAGRMGNERVTTQNLTVHAVDAEKGLLLIKGAVPGPNGGLVLVRTAAKGA from the coding sequence ATGGCTAAGCAGATCAAGGGCATCCTGGGCGAGAAGCTCGGCATGACCCAGGTCTGGGACGAGAACAACCGTGTCGTCCCGGTGACCGTGGTGAAGGCCGGCCCCTGTGTCGTTACCCAGGTGCGCACCAATGACCAGGACGGTTACGACTCCGTCCAGATCGCCTTCGGCGAGATCGACCCGCGCAAGGTGAACAAGCCCCTCAAGGGCCACTTCGCGAAGGCCGACGTCACCCCCCGTCGTCACCTCGTCGAGGTCCGTACCGCCGACGCCGGCGAGTACACCCTCGGCCAGGAGCTGACCGCTGAGACCTTCGAGTCCGGCGTCAAGGTGGACGTGACCGGCAAGAGCAAGGGCAAGGGCTTCGCCGGTGTCATGAAGCGTCACGGCTTCCATGGCGGCAAGGCCTCCCACGGTGCCCACCGCGTGCACCGTAAGCCTGGCTCCATCGGTGGCTGTGCCACCCCGGGCCGCGTGTTCAAGGGCATGCGGATGGCCGGCCGTATGGGCAATGAGCGGGTCACCACCCAGAACCTGACCGTCCATGCCGTTGACGCGGAGAAGGGCCTGCTGCTCATCAAGGGCGCAGTTCCTGGTCCGAACGGCGGCCTCGTCCTGGTCCGTACCGCGGCCAAGGGGGCCTGA
- the rpsJ gene encoding 30S ribosomal protein S10, which yields MAGQKIRIRLKAYDHEVIDSSAKKIVETVTRTGASVAGPVPLPTEKNVYCVIKSPHKYKDSREHFEMRTHKRLIDILDPTPKTVDSLMRLDLPAGVDIEIKL from the coding sequence ATGGCGGGACAGAAGATCCGCATCCGGCTCAAGGCCTACGACCACGAGGTCATCGACTCCTCGGCGAAGAAGATCGTCGAGACGGTGACCCGTACTGGTGCGTCGGTCGCGGGCCCGGTGCCGCTGCCCACTGAAAAGAACGTGTACTGCGTCATCAAGTCGCCGCACAAGTACAAGGACTCGCGCGAGCACTTCGAGATGCGCACGCACAAGCGCCTGATCGACATCCTCGACCCGACGCCCAAGACCGTTGACTCGCTGATGCGCCTGGACCTTCCGGCCGGCGTTGACATCGAGATCAAGCTCTGA
- a CDS encoding SUKH-3 domain-containing protein, with amino-acid sequence MTAHGCQARLFPEAEDVLRSYGPLDVPFFPAAGHTDRFNACARFCSDTAEQISDTMDDTRQPVFPIGWERIQNGLVAMDPDNRMY; translated from the coding sequence CTGACAGCACACGGTTGCCAGGCCAGACTCTTCCCGGAAGCGGAGGACGTCCTGCGCTCGTACGGGCCCCTCGACGTGCCCTTCTTCCCTGCCGCCGGGCACACAGACCGCTTCAACGCCTGCGCAAGATTCTGCAGCGATACGGCCGAGCAGATCTCCGACACCATGGACGATACGCGACAGCCAGTATTTCCCATTGGGTGGGAAAGAATCCAGAACGGGCTCGTGGCAATGGACCCCGATAATCGGATGTACTAA
- the tuf gene encoding elongation factor Tu — MAKAKFERTKPHVNIGTIGHIDHGKTTLTAAITKVLHDAYPELNEASAFDQIDKAPEERQRGITISIAHVEYQTENRHYAHVDCPGHADYIKNMITGAAQMDGAILVVAATDGPMPQTKEHVLLARQVGVPYIVVALNKADMVDDEEILELVELEVRELLSEYEFPGDDVPVVKVSALKALEGDKEWGDSVLKLMAAVDEAIPQPERDVDKPFLMPIEDVFTITGRGTVVTGRIERGVLKVNETVDIIGIKTEKTTTTVTGIEMFRKLLDEGQAGENVGLLLRGIKREDVERGQVIIKPGSVTPHTSFEAQAYILSKDEGGRHTPFFNNYRPQFYFRTTDVTGVVTLPEGTEMVMPGDNTEMSVELIQPVAMEEGLKFAIREGGRTVGAGQVTKINK; from the coding sequence GTGGCGAAGGCGAAGTTCGAGCGGACTAAGCCGCACGTCAACATCGGCACCATCGGTCACATTGACCACGGTAAGACGACCCTCACGGCCGCCATTACCAAGGTGCTGCACGACGCGTACCCGGAGCTGAACGAGGCCTCGGCCTTCGACCAGATCGACAAGGCTCCTGAGGAGCGCCAGCGCGGTATCACGATTTCGATCGCGCACGTCGAGTACCAGACGGAGAACCGTCACTACGCCCACGTCGACTGCCCCGGTCACGCGGACTACATCAAGAACATGATCACGGGTGCGGCGCAGATGGACGGCGCCATCCTCGTGGTTGCCGCCACCGACGGCCCGATGCCGCAGACCAAGGAGCACGTGCTCCTGGCCCGCCAGGTCGGCGTTCCGTACATCGTTGTCGCCCTGAACAAGGCCGACATGGTGGACGACGAGGAGATCCTGGAGCTCGTCGAGCTCGAGGTCCGTGAGCTCCTCTCCGAGTACGAGTTCCCCGGCGACGACGTTCCGGTCGTCAAGGTCTCGGCGCTCAAGGCGCTCGAGGGCGACAAGGAGTGGGGCGACTCCGTCCTCAAGCTCATGGCCGCCGTCGACGAGGCGATCCCGCAGCCCGAGCGTGACGTCGACAAGCCGTTCCTGATGCCGATCGAGGACGTCTTCACGATCACCGGCCGTGGCACCGTTGTCACCGGTCGTATCGAGCGTGGTGTCCTCAAGGTCAACGAGACCGTCGACATCATCGGCATCAAGACCGAGAAGACCACCACCACGGTCACCGGTATCGAGATGTTCCGGAAGCTTCTCGACGAGGGCCAGGCCGGTGAGAACGTCGGTCTGCTGCTTCGCGGTATCAAGCGCGAGGACGTCGAGCGCGGCCAGGTCATCATCAAGCCGGGCTCGGTCACGCCGCACACCTCGTTCGAGGCCCAGGCGTACATCCTGTCGAAGGACGAGGGTGGCCGTCACACCCCCTTCTTCAACAACTACCGCCCGCAGTTCTACTTCCGTACCACGGACGTGACCGGCGTCGTGACCCTCCCCGAGGGCACCGAGATGGTCATGCCGGGCGACAACACCGAGATGTCGGTCGAGCTGATCCAGCCGGTCGCCATGGAGGAGGGCCTGAAGTTCGCCATCCGTGAGGGTGGCCGGACCGTCGGCGCCGGCCAGGTCACCAAGATCAACAAGTAA